A single Phragmites australis chromosome 4, lpPhrAust1.1, whole genome shotgun sequence DNA region contains:
- the LOC133915984 gene encoding protein WEAK CHLOROPLAST MOVEMENT UNDER BLUE LIGHT 1-like, with amino-acid sequence MEVFESNGHGKTRIQNAENLAPVSIESPDTSLEIQQKLQRNLTEHLAELESPIGHAVISSPKIPSHFGPAQAFDDSSKDEADHAILTNKTELKNISENGFTSVSTMITAEMKSKEEHMNDHENIVVTPERKEESEKGSEGSYRGFVDTTAPFESVKEAVTKFGGIVDWKAYRAQSLERCRVMQLELEKIQQEIPQFKEDWEAAEVAKSHVIKELERTKRFVEELKHKLDRAQLEVDQAKQDSELAQLRAQEMEQGIDDEASVIAQTQLTVAKERHEKAAEELKLIKEELRSTREQYSVLTTERDTAVKRAEEAVSAAKETEKQVEDVTSELIASKESLESAHAAHHEAEEHRLGAALAKEHDCLAWEKELQQAHEELHQLNEQILSKTDVESKVDENVRKLLSLQGELAAYMENKLSDEAGVVQEQGSKEAKEISRSIKEALASKRKELDEVRGKLEYAENEANLIRVIAETLRTELDKEKASLVTLQQRECMASITVSSLEAELNSTKQEIEMVHKKEAETQEKMVKLPRMLQQAAHEAEDAKMAAHLAQEELRRAKEEAEQTKASATTADVRLRAVLKEIEASNASERLALVAAQAMQESEETRSVADSPRGVTLPISEYHAFSKRVHEAEELANERVAAALAQIELAKDSESRRLDKLHEASKEMSQKKDALQIALVRADMANEGKLGAEKELRRWRAEREQRGKAHEAVTHAVSHVSAPSKKFADHKSSYQEDGEFLTDSKLHMSTNSMDHFVPDQKLRKKKSFFRRMSTILSRKAQTQT; translated from the exons ATGGAAGTTTTTGAAAGTAATGGCCATGGGAAAACAAGAATACAGAATGCTGAAAACCTGGCACCAGTTTCTATTGAGAGTCCAGATACATCCTTGGAAATCCAACAAAAGTTACAACGGAATTTGACAGAGCACCTGGCCGAATTGGAGTCCCCTATAGGCCACGCTGTAATTTCATCACCGAAAATACCCTCTCACTTTGGACCAGCTCAGGCATTTGATGATTCATCGAAAGATGAGGCAGATCATGCTATTTTAACAAATAAGACTGAATTGAAAAACATATCTGAAAATGGTTTTACCAGTGTGAGTACTATGATAACAGCTGAAATGAAATCTAAAGAAGAACATATGAATGATCATGAGAACATTGTTGTCACCCCGGAAAGGAAAGAGGAATCAGAAAAGGGGTCTGAAGGCTCATACAGAGGTTTTGTTGACACTACTGCACCGTTTGAGTCTGTTAAAGAGGCTGTCACCAAGTTTGGAGGAATTGTTGATTGGAAAGCCTACAGAGCTCAATCATTAGAG AGATGCAGGGTCATGCAACTTGAGCTTGAAAAGATTCAGCAGGAAATTCCACAATTCAAAGAAGATTGGGAAGCTGCTGAGGTGGCCAAATCACACGTAATCAAAGAGCTAGAGAGAACTAAGAGATTTGTTGAGGAGCTGAAGCATAAGTTGGACAGGGCACAGCTTGAAGTTGACCAAGCAAAGCAAGATTCTGAACTTGCCCAGCTTAGGGCACAAGAAATGGAGCAGGGGATTGATGATGAAGCTAGTGTAATAGCCCAAACACAGTTGACAGTCGCCAAAGAAAGACATGAAAAGGCTGCCGAGGAACTGAAGTTGATAAAAGAGGAGTTGAGATCAACACGTGAACAGTATTCTGTCTTAACCACTGAAAGGGATACAGCAGTCAAAAGAGCTGAGGAAGCTGTTTCTGCTGCGAAGGAAACCGAGAAGCAAGTGGAGGACGTCACTTCAGAACTTATTGCATCCAAAGAGTCTCTCGAGTCAGCCCATGCTGCACACCACGAAGCAGAAGAGCACAGACTTGGGGCAGCTTTGGCAAAAGAGCACGATTGCCTGGCTTGGGAGAAAGAGTTGCAGCAGGCACATGAGGAGTTGCACCAACTCAACGAGCAAATTCTATCCAAAACAGATGTTGAATCCAAAGTTGATGAAAACGTGCGTAAGCTACTTAGCCTCCAAGGTGAGCTAGCTGCCTATATGGAAAACAAATTGAGTGACGAAGCTGGAGTGGTTCAGGAGCAAGGCtccaaagaagcaaaagaaatTAGTAGGTCAATCAAAGAAGCTCTAGCTTCAAAAAGAAAGGAGCTTGATGAGGTTAGAGGGAAATTAGAATATGCAGAAAATGAAGCCAACTTAATAAGAGTTATTGCAGAAACACTCAGGACAGAGCTTGATAAGGAGAAAGCTTCACTTGTTACATTGCAGCAGAGGGAGTGTATGGCATCCATCACAGTTTCTTCTTTAGAAGCTGAGCTCAACAGCACGAAGCAAGAGATAGAAATGGTGCATAAGAAGGAAGCAGAAACCCAGGAAAAAATGGTGAAGCTTCCAAGGATGTTGCAGCAAGCAGCGCATGAGGCAGAAGATGCCAAGATGGCAGCTCATTTGGCACAAGAAGAACTGAGAAGGGCCAAGGAAGAAGCTGAACAAACCAAGGCTTCTGCAACAACAGCAGATGTCAGGTTACGTGCAGTTTTGAAAGAGATAGAGGCGTCTAACGCATCTGAGAGGCTAGCACTAGTGGCAGCTCAAGCAATGCAAGAGAGTGAGGAGACAAGAAGTGTTGCTGATTCTCCTAGAGGAGTAACACTTCCTATAAGTGAATATCATGCTTTTAGCAAGAGGGTCCATGAAGCAGAAGAGCTTGCAAATGAGAGGGTCGCAGCAGCTTTGGCACAAATAGAGTTGGCGAAAGATTCTGAATCAAGGAGGCTAGACAAACTACATGAAGCGTCCAAGGAGATGAGCCAAAAGAAGGATGCTCTTCAAATCGCGTTAGTGAGGGCTGATATGGCAAATGAGGGGAAACTTGGTGCTGAGAAGGAGCTGAGAAGATGGAGAGCTGAACGTGAGCAGCGTGGGAAAGCCCATGAAGCAGTAACACATGCAGTTAGTCATGTGAGCGCTCCATCTAAGAAATTTGCCGACCACAAGAGCTCTTACCAGGAAGATGGAGAATTTCTTACGGATTCGAAGTTGCACATGTCAACTAATAGCATGGATCACTTTGTACCGGACCAGAAGTTACGGAAAAAGAAGTCATTCTTCCGTCGGATGTCCACCATTTTGTCTAGAAAGGCTCAGACACAAACATAA